The Persicobacter psychrovividus genome window below encodes:
- a CDS encoding alpha/beta hydrolase, translating into MTHFFKLIFLLLITMSVAEAQPKQQDINHEKPFSLTYKNMDDVKLDMTLIYPDKFKKRKRYPCMVFFFGGGWNGGTIEQFRPQAEYFAARGMITVLADYRVKSRHKTTPYESVEDAKSAVRYLRKYAEILNIDPSKIVASGGSAGGHIAAATGVCPTLDNPNESTAISSRADALVLFNPVFDNGPSGFCHERMGQRWKEISPAHNITDQAPPTIVFLGKEDHLIPVSVAQNYKNCMQAVNRRCDLFLYDGAGHGFFNKNKYEGRFYKETITATDNFLKSLGYIR; encoded by the coding sequence ATGACTCATTTTTTCAAACTTATTTTCCTGCTGCTCATCACCATGTCAGTGGCAGAAGCACAACCAAAACAGCAAGATATCAATCATGAAAAGCCATTTTCATTAACCTATAAAAACATGGATGATGTGAAGCTGGATATGACCTTAATTTACCCGGACAAATTCAAAAAGAGGAAACGATATCCTTGTATGGTATTTTTCTTTGGAGGAGGATGGAATGGTGGTACTATTGAACAATTTAGACCCCAGGCAGAATATTTTGCTGCGAGAGGAATGATTACCGTATTGGCTGATTATAGAGTAAAATCCAGGCACAAAACTACACCTTATGAATCGGTAGAGGATGCTAAATCTGCCGTGAGATATTTAAGGAAGTATGCGGAAATTTTGAATATTGACCCCAGTAAAATTGTCGCTTCAGGAGGGTCTGCCGGTGGGCATATTGCAGCAGCAACTGGGGTGTGCCCAACTTTGGATAACCCTAATGAATCGACAGCTATTTCATCCAGGGCAGATGCTTTGGTGTTATTCAACCCAGTGTTTGACAATGGACCATCGGGCTTTTGTCATGAACGAATGGGGCAGCGGTGGAAAGAGATTTCACCAGCACATAATATTACCGATCAAGCCCCGCCAACAATTGTCTTTCTGGGAAAAGAAGACCATTTAATACCGGTCTCAGTTGCCCAAAATTACAAAAACTGTATGCAAGCAGTGAATCGTCGTTGTGATTTATTCTTGTATGATGGAGCTGGTCATGGATTCTTCAATAAAAATAAATACGAAGGGCGATTCTATAAAGAAACCATAACAGCAACGGACAATTTCTTGAAATCCTTGGGTTATATCAGGTGA
- a CDS encoding sulfatase family protein → MKILLIVLNFLVTLPEAEKGSKQADKPNIVVLLCDDLGYGDLGVFGHPIIDSPNLDKIAKQGIILSDCYSAAPVCSPSRAGLLTGRSPNRAGLYDFIPSPKRSEDCRDLVHLQQHEQTIPAMLKQVGYATCLSGKWHCSSRFNSNEQPKPNHFGFDHWFATHNNAAPSHANPKNFVRNGEPVGELEGFSAQIVVKEAIDWLENQPENQPFYLQVTFHEPHEPIASPKKLVEKYLPMAENVDQAEYFANVENMDRAVGQLYQYLESKELNNTLIFFSSDNGPETLMRHPKAIHSYGSAGELKGMKLWTNEAGFRVPGIIHWMGKKTYTGQSDAVVSSLDLMPTFAALTGAPLPDNGLDGESFAQLLATGKKERQKPLIWAFYDAINQQRVAMRTEKWKLLATLKVDGQPLERLHNLYDGNIEHVKNAELMDFELYDIRNDMSESVNVATKFPEQFKALKAQMKEEYQALLENSHVWNREATMGK, encoded by the coding sequence ATGAAAATATTATTGATCGTTTTAAATTTCTTGGTTACGCTACCGGAAGCTGAAAAAGGGAGCAAACAGGCCGATAAGCCCAATATTGTGGTCTTACTATGTGATGACCTTGGGTATGGCGATTTGGGGGTCTTTGGGCACCCGATCATTGATAGTCCGAATTTGGACAAAATAGCAAAACAGGGAATCATTTTATCCGACTGTTATTCTGCTGCCCCTGTTTGCTCCCCATCCCGAGCAGGGCTCCTGACAGGACGTAGCCCTAATCGTGCGGGGCTCTATGATTTTATCCCTTCACCCAAAAGGAGTGAAGATTGTCGCGATTTGGTTCACTTGCAACAACATGAACAAACCATTCCTGCAATGTTGAAGCAAGTGGGGTACGCAACATGCCTGTCAGGTAAATGGCACTGCAGTTCGAGGTTCAATAGCAATGAGCAGCCTAAACCAAATCATTTTGGCTTTGATCACTGGTTCGCTACCCATAATAATGCCGCGCCAAGCCATGCTAATCCCAAGAATTTTGTCCGTAATGGGGAGCCTGTTGGTGAATTGGAGGGATTCAGTGCTCAAATTGTAGTCAAAGAGGCGATCGATTGGCTTGAAAATCAGCCAGAAAACCAGCCCTTCTATTTGCAGGTTACTTTTCACGAACCACATGAGCCTATTGCTTCCCCCAAAAAACTGGTGGAAAAATACCTTCCAATGGCTGAAAATGTGGACCAAGCAGAATACTTTGCCAATGTCGAAAATATGGATCGAGCCGTGGGGCAGTTGTATCAATATTTAGAATCTAAAGAGTTGAATAATACCCTTATTTTTTTCAGCTCCGATAATGGTCCTGAAACATTGATGAGACACCCCAAAGCTATACATTCTTATGGGTCAGCGGGAGAATTAAAAGGTATGAAATTGTGGACCAATGAAGCAGGTTTCAGAGTGCCAGGCATTATTCACTGGATGGGAAAAAAAACGTATACTGGCCAGTCAGACGCAGTGGTTTCTTCTTTGGACTTGATGCCAACCTTTGCAGCATTGACCGGTGCCCCTTTGCCAGATAATGGTTTGGATGGAGAGTCCTTCGCTCAGCTATTGGCCACCGGCAAAAAAGAACGACAGAAACCACTAATTTGGGCTTTTTATGATGCCATCAATCAGCAGCGAGTGGCCATGCGCACAGAAAAATGGAAGCTCTTGGCCACACTTAAAGTGGATGGTCAACCTTTGGAGAGGTTACACAACCTTTACGATGGCAATATAGAACATGTAAAAAATGCCGAACTGATGGATTTTGAATTATATGATATCCGAAATGATATGAGCGAGTCAGTTAATGTTGCAACCAAATTTCCCGAGCAATTCAAAGCCTTGAAAGCACAAATGAAGGAGGAATATCAAGCTTTGCTGGAAAATAGTCATGTGTGGAATCGAGAAGCTACAATGGGTAAGTAA